The window AGGCGCGCGAATTGCACCGGCGTCAGCATCGAACTCTCGATGTGAACGTGGGCGTCCACAAACCCCGACAAGATGAATCGAGCCGGCGCCGATTCAATACGCTCTAGCGATGCAATCGCGCCATCTGAGATTCGAATCCGTGCCCCGTACACAGACCTGCGATGGAGATCCACCAGCTGTCCTTCAACAATATCAACATGCTCGTAGGCCATGGTGACCGACCCCGCTTCGTGCAACTCTATTCAAACGCGAAAGAATAGGCTCCCGAGCTTTCGATAAAGAACCAGCGGCTCTGCAGATCAAACCGGATGCTGTTTGCAGACGTGGCCAGGTCAAGTCTCCAGCCACCCGGCCCGCGGCGAAAAAAGTAGGGCGGCACGTCTCGCGATTCGTCGAACAGAGCCACCGCGTGGGAGTCGGATCGGACGAATCTCGCGCTCTTGATGACGGACTCTAGACGGCGCGACTCGTTGTTCTGCTGCGCTCGGGTTACCAGCCGCGATGCCAGGAGCGCCCGCGTTTCCGGAGTGTACAGTTCAAGGTCGGACGCTGCGTCACGCCGACCAAGGATCTCGAGATACGTCGTCAGCACGGCCGCAGGCGACGCCTGTGCACCGTACGTCTGACCGATGTCCGGCGCCGTCGCTCTACTGCCATCTCCTCCGATCGGAGCATGCTCCGTTGCTCCTGCACCGGCGGAAAAATCGCTGTGCTGCCGGTCGCCTTCGGCGGAATAGTCGCCTTGCGCGATTGCCTCCGACACGCGGGCCGCCAGCAGTTCAACGGTCGCCTCTACCCCGTCACCGACCCGTCCCTCACGAAAGAATGGAGCCATCTGGTCACGTTCGATCCGACTCACGAACGCATCAGGAAACACGTGCTCGAGGTCGGGACCCACTTCCATTCGAACAATCCTGGCGTCAACATCAACGAGCAGAAGCACCCCCCGCGCTGCAGCCGTGGCCGCTCCGACTCGGCGGCGCTCCATGAGATCGTGCGCGTAACGCGCGGGGTCCGCCGGAGAGGCCAATGGGACATCGATCGCGAGATCAATGTCGAATTCGGAAAGCATCGATCGCTGAAACGCACCTATCCGGCTCTCCGCCGTCGGCGAGAGAATGTCCTTCTGGTCGTTGAGCCGATTCGCGGCTTCGGGCGGTGCACACCCGATTAGCGCCATGGCGATCGCGGCGGCGAAAGCGCGTCGGGCCCCCGGGGTCGTGTATTTCATTGCGCCGATGTCATAATCAAACGATGTCGCAAAATATGCCCACCGGCGCTTCGGTGCTGTTCCTCTCTCGCATAACCCCGGTTTCTACTTTCTGCACGCATCCGGTGGTGTACAGTCGGCGGAACCACGGCCGATTCCATAATGAGACCGACTCTGTTTCTTTCCTGCAATCCCTGACTACCCACTGCTCTGTCCGTCCTTGTATGCAGGACAGCCGACCGGCCATCAACGAACACTTACCTGCACGGGATATGTCACACGCCAGGCTTCAGCGAGAATACGTAGAGCTCCGTATGGAGATCTCTCGACTCGGCGACTCCCGAAAGGCTGAGTCGTTGAAGCGGCGAAGTCAGAGAATTCTGTGGGTTCTCCGAAAGCGTTACCCTTCACACGCGGACCCTTCCATCCCACGTGCTGCATAGTCATCGCGTTCCGGCCACGTGATCGAACCGCCTGTCACTGAGCCTGAGTTCGCACAGCCACACTCTCCGAGAACGGGCCCTTACGGAGCAGTCGAGCCTTGTCACCCGGTTCGTGGTCGGGAAACAGACCCCGATAACTAAAAAGTGCTACACCCCCGGCACCAAGTTCACGGCTGACCTGAATGAGTTCCAGCAACTCCTCATCAGTAGTCCGCGACGGGTTCAGTCCGGGCCACACCGATCGACCGTACGCATGTTGCAAGTGCTCCCGGGCGACGAAAGCAAACTTGTCCGGCTTGTAACTGTAGAGCATCGGAGTAGTGCCGTCGAGGAGTCCACGTGCCAGCCATCGTTGGGCGTCCTGGCTGTAGTCGTTATGACCACGTGGCCAGTCGTGAATCACGGCCGCACTCACGAAAATATCGGGTCTGGATTTCTTTGCATCGAGATAGACGGACTCCACGATATCCGTGATCTGGCTTCGCTTCCATTCGCTCCATTGGACAGGGTACTTCTGCGGACTCGCGTCGTCATAGTCCTTGTAGTGTTCCGCGAAGCGTTCCACACTCGTCGGATTGTAGGCCCAGTCCCCCACCTCGCTCGGATACCTCACGTAGTCGTAGTGCAACCCGTCGACGGGATAGTCCTCGACAATCTCGAGGAACACGTCGTGCAGGTGTTGCTTCACTTCCGGTACGCCGGGGTCCAGGAAAGCGTACCAGTAGGTCCACCAGTCCTGCGGCCACATCACGTCGCCGGCCGCGTTCTGCATGAACCATTCGCGATTTGTGTTCCATAGCTGGTCGACGCTGTCCGGTGGAGCCACCGTTTCTCGCCACGCCGGAAAGACGTTCACCCACGCATGCAGTTCGAGTCCCCGGGCATGTGCCTCGTCGCAGGCGATCTGAAGCGGATCCCAGCCCGGGTCGGTGCCGAGGGTCGACGGATCGTCTCCGGTCAGTTCCCACGCCCACGGTTCGAGGTCCGACGAATAGAACGCGGTGGCATTCCCACGGATCTGAAACAGGACAATATTGAAGTTGAATTCGGCCGCGTTCTGCATAATCGCCCGGACATCTTCCGGTGTTTTATACGCCATGCGCGCGACCCACAGAGCGCGGGCTTCGGGCGGTGCGGACCGGGTATCGGTTCGGACGATCTGCTCTCCCGATTTGCAGGCTGAGCCGAGCAGTACCATGATCGAGATGGCAACCATTGTTCTTGTAAGCATCTCTTCTCAACCCTCTTAATAACAGAAGTTCTTCGCCGCGACCACATCCATATCCAAACGACGCGGCCAACCGTTCCGCCGCCCAGGCGCATTCTGGCCTGGCGGGTGTACAATTTAATATCTGATGGTTTGCCTACCCAGTCCTCGACTGCGCACGTGTTTAAACGCAACGATCGGCCAGACTTTTTTTGCTATGTTGTGCGGTGAAGTGGTGCACTGCTCGGACCGGGAGTCGCGGATCACATCTCACCAATAGACCTTGATGTCGCGAACACGAAACCATGTCGCTGAAGCGTCCCCCGGGACCAGCGGAGAAGTTGATCCGGGCCTCTACAGGGCCGCTCTCGACCATGCCGCCGAGGCTGTGTTCTGGGCTCGCACAGACGGGCAGTTCGTGTACGTCAATCACGCCGCGTGCCAGAGTCTGGGCTATTCGCATGACGAATTGCTGGGAATGTCTGTCGCGGATATTCATCATGGCCACACCGACGAAGGGTGGTCATCCATCCGTCAGATCATCAGACGCGACGGCCTGATTGCGGCCGAGGCCGCCCACAGGCGCAAGGACGGCAGTATTTTCCCGGTCGAGCTCCGAGGGAGTATGATCGACTGCGATGGCGAACCTCTCGTATGCGCCTTTGCCCGGGACATCACAGACAGACACCGGATCACGGCGGAGTTGGACCGCTCGACGTTGCGATATCGATCGTTCGTAGAACAAAGCCGGGATGCGATTTTCTGTTACGAGTATGATCCGCCCATCTCGACGTCACTGCCAGCCGAAGAACAGATTGCAGCCCTTCACCACGGGATCCTCGTCGAATGCAACACCATCGCAGCGCAGTCCTACGGCTCGACGTCGGTGGACGAGGTCATCGGCCGGTCTCTGCAGGAGCTATTTGGAGTCCGATCCAGGGATGTCGACGGTCTGTTTCGTGCTTTCGTGGAAGGTGGATATGAAATCACAGACGGTGCGAGCTCTCAGATCTTGCCCGATGGCTCGGTCCGTCACTTTCTGAACAACGGCGTCGCCGAGGTCGTTGACGGCGGCATAATTCGGGTCTGGGGCACGTATCGGGATGTAACGGATCAGAAGCTCGCGGAGGATGCCCTCCGATCGAGCGAAAACAGATTCTCGGCAGCATTCTACGCGAATCCCGATCCGATGACGATGTCGACTCTGGCAGACGGACGTCTGCTCGTCGTGAATGAGGCCTTCCTCCGGGCTACCGGTTTCACCCGAGACGAAGTTATCGGCGAGACGGTGACCAGCCTTCGTATCTGGGCTGAGCCACGCGGGCGTGATCGACTGCTGCAGCAGCTTCAGAAGGGGTCCGGTGTGGCACACCTCGACGCCCGTATTCGGATGAAGTCGGGTGAGGTGCGATTCGGCCGACTCACTGCATCGACGTTGCTTGTCGATGGTGAATCGTGCATTCTTATGATCATGAAGGACCTTACGGACCTCCGGAAGGCGGTCCAGGCGCGTGAGCAAAGTGAGGCGAGATTCGCTACAGCTTTCCGTAGCAGCCCTCACCTTCTTGCTATCACGTCACTGGACCAGGGCGTGCTCATTGACATAAACGAGGGCTTCGAGCGCGTCAGCGGTTACTCCAGGTCCGAGGCACTTGGCCGGAGCACAGTTGATCTCAACCTGTGGGTTGATCCCAACATTCGATCGACATTTGCTGAAGCCCTGCGAGAATCCGGACGCGTCCAGAACATGGAGGTCGAACTCCGTACCTCGTCCGGCGATGTACGAACGGGTTTAATTTCTGCCGAGCCGATCGAGGTTGAGGGAAAGCAGTGTATCATCTCGCTCCTCCAGGACATCACGGAGCGTAAGCATGTAGAGGATGCGTTGCGGCGGAGTGAGGAGAAATTCTCCAAGGCCTTCCACAGCACTCCTCACCTCGTCGCCATCACGTCGCTTGAAACGGGAACGTTCATTGACATCAATGAGGGTTTCGAGAGAGTGAGCGGGTACTCGAGAGCCGAGGTGGTCGGTCGGAGGACGGATGAACTGAACATGTGGGTAGACCCGCTGCAGCGATCTCTGTTTGTTGACACCCTTCGGAAAACGGGTCGAGTTCATGAAATGGAGGTCGAGTGGCAGGTAAGATCGGGTGAAAGGCGTGGCGGGCTGATTTCTGGCGAGTTGATCGAAGTCGACGGAAGGGAGTGCGTCCTCACCATAGTTCAGGACATTACAGAGCGAAAGAAGTCACAGGATGCGCTCAAGGCGTACGCGGCCAGGCTAAAGACTCTGCGCGATGTCGATACCGCCATTGTCGCCTCCGACTCCATCGACGCGATTGTAACTGTCGCGACAGCGCACCTCTTCGAGCTTCCGGGCTGCAGCTACGTCGCGTGCTTTGAATATGAGTCTGACGGACAGCGGATGAGGCGCGTCGGTGTACGCAGTCGTACCTCCGATGGACCCGAATTCCTTGACGTTGACGATCATGTATCCGTGCTTCGCCCACTACTGAACGGCGAACTTGTCCTGGTCAACGATATCGAGGACAGCCCGCTTCAATTCTCGCAGGCGCAGATTGAACTCGTTCGGGAGGTCGGCGTCGATTCGTTTTTCATGGTGCCGCTCGCGGTCAATGAGCAGAGGCTAGGAGCCCTTGTAGTAGCATTTGCGACGAATAACGGTTTCGCCGAAGATCATGTAGAGCTGGCGAGAGAGATTGCGAGCCCGTTGGCCGTGGCGATAGAAAAGATGCGACTACAGGAAGACCTCCGAAGATCGAACAGGAGGCTTACGAGCCTGTCCCGAAAGCTCGTTGAGGCGCAGGAACTTGAGCGGCGCAATCTCGCTCACGAGCTACATGATCATATTGGCCAGATGCTCACAGCAGCGAAGATCAGCCTCCAGGAGGCAAGAGAAATTGCTGTCCAGGATAAGGTGGCCGCAGCCCTCGACGAGCACATTGAAATCGTCGGTGAAACGCTCGAACAAATACGCAGTCTGTCACTCGAACTCAGGCCCTCGTTGTTGGACGACTTCGGACTCGTACCAGCTCTGAAGTGGCTTATCGGGAGGCAGTCGGCAGAGGCCGCATACCAGATCACTCTTGCGGCTGACCTGTCGATGCCTCGACTACCGAATGAAGTAGAGGTTACGTGTTTCCGTGTGGCACAAGAGGCCCTTGCGAACGTTGCACGGCACGCTTCGCCCGGTATCGTGCAACTGGAGATCGAACGACGACCCGACAGGGTAGTGTTTGCGATTATCGACGATGGCGTCGGATTCGATGTCGAAGCGGCCATGGCCCGTGCGTCGTCCGGCAACAGCCTCGGTCTTCTCAGCATGAGCGAACGTGCCAGACTGGTGGGGGGCGTGTTACACATCAATTCAGTCGTCGGAAAGGGCACGACAGTTGAAGTCGAACTACCACTTCTGTCCAGCATCGTGGAACCGTAGCCGTAACAAACTGCATTCTCAATGGGATCGTTCAGAGTACTTCTCGTCGATGATCATCCGGTAGTTCGGGCGGGAGTACTGAAACTGCTAGAAGGACTTCCGGATATCGATGTCGTTGGCGAAGCTGAGAACGGCAGACAGGCCGTCGAGCTAACCGCGAGTCTCAAACCGGATGTGGTCTTCATGGACATCACGATGCCGGAGCTGAATGGGCTGGAAGCCGCGGAGATGATCGGTCGCGATCTGCCCGAAGTGCATGTCATCATGCTGTCGGTCCATACTGACTTCCAGTATGTAGTGCGAGCACTGAGACAGGCGGGAGCATCGGGCTATGTACTCAAGGATGCGAGGCCCGACGAGTACAGAGCGGCCATACAGGCCGTTACGAATGGTGGGGTGTACCTCGGTCCGCATATTGCGAAGACCTTCCTCGAGCATGCCTCGGAAGATGTGGGCAATGCGGTTGGACCTCTCGGCCAGATGACGTTGAGACAGCGCGAGACCCTGCAGCTCATTGCAGAGGGTAAGCGCAACAAGGAAATCGCAGACATCCTCAACGTAAGCGTAAAGACCGTCGAGACGCATCGGGCCAACGTGATGCAGATGCTCGACATTCATGATGTGGCCGGTCTTGTGCGCTTCGCAATCCGAAGTGGCCTCGTTTCCGCCGACAACTAGGGGCGATTGCGGACACGAATACGCCACGACCTATCGCGGCGGTGGCCGCCAACCTGATAGAGCGCCTCACGTCCCGCGAGCGTTCAGCACCCCGAAGTACCCTGACCGCCACGAATAAGGCAGAATCAGTACTTCTGCCCTCTGTATTCAGGTGTTCACCCTATGGATGCACTCAGCGAATGACCGATATCTTCTTCGTGTGACCACCAGAATGGCCGCTGCCGACTCGGACCCGCGCGGAAGCGCTGTGCTTCCCGTTCCAGCTGCCACTCCATGATTGGATCCCGCGTCCATCCTCAGAACCCACCACCATGCCACATTCCTTCAGTGTTGCAGGGTCGCCACCTGTCGTCATAGCCCGCGTCGACGGTCGTGTCGATCTGATTTACCTGCAATGGGTGTTGTACGAATGCGTCTGCCAGGGACGCCACAAAGACATACGCCGGTTTCTGATCGATTTCAAGCATTCCCGTCTCGACCTTGCCGATGTGGATGTCTATCCCGATGCCCGCTACATCGCGAGCGAGTTGCCTGCCGGGGCCCGCGTATCTGCGGTGGTCGAGGCCCCGGACGCCTCACTCCAACGCTTTGCAGACAGCCTGGCCGAAGCCGGGGACGTCTTCATGAGGATCCTCTCCTCTGAGGAAAAGGCAGCCGAATGGCTCTACCAGGATGCTCAAAACGCTGCCTGAGGGGACGATGTCTCAATTCCGGGTCCGGGAGTTGGCCTGAGAGAGCCGAGCCGGT of the Rhodothermales bacterium genome contains:
- a CDS encoding TPM domain-containing protein; translated protein: MKYTTPGARRAFAAAIAMALIGCAPPEAANRLNDQKDILSPTAESRIGAFQRSMLSEFDIDLAIDVPLASPADPARYAHDLMERRRVGAATAAARGVLLLVDVDARIVRMEVGPDLEHVFPDAFVSRIERDQMAPFFREGRVGDGVEATVELLAARVSEAIAQGDYSAEGDRQHSDFSAGAGATEHAPIGGDGSRATAPDIGQTYGAQASPAAVLTTYLEILGRRDAASDLELYTPETRALLASRLVTRAQQNNESRRLESVIKSARFVRSDSHAVALFDESRDVPPYFFRRGPGGWRLDLATSANSIRFDLQSRWFFIESSGAYSFAFE
- a CDS encoding family 10 glycosylhydrolase, whose amino-acid sequence is MLTRTMVAISIMVLLGSACKSGEQIVRTDTRSAPPEARALWVARMAYKTPEDVRAIMQNAAEFNFNIVLFQIRGNATAFYSSDLEPWAWELTGDDPSTLGTDPGWDPLQIACDEAHARGLELHAWVNVFPAWRETVAPPDSVDQLWNTNREWFMQNAAGDVMWPQDWWTYWYAFLDPGVPEVKQHLHDVFLEIVEDYPVDGLHYDYVRYPSEVGDWAYNPTSVERFAEHYKDYDDASPQKYPVQWSEWKRSQITDIVESVYLDAKKSRPDIFVSAAVIHDWPRGHNDYSQDAQRWLARGLLDGTTPMLYSYKPDKFAFVAREHLQHAYGRSVWPGLNPSRTTDEELLELIQVSRELGAGGVALFSYRGLFPDHEPGDKARLLRKGPFSESVAVRTQAQ
- a CDS encoding PAS domain S-box protein; translation: MSRTRNHVAEASPGTSGEVDPGLYRAALDHAAEAVFWARTDGQFVYVNHAACQSLGYSHDELLGMSVADIHHGHTDEGWSSIRQIIRRDGLIAAEAAHRRKDGSIFPVELRGSMIDCDGEPLVCAFARDITDRHRITAELDRSTLRYRSFVEQSRDAIFCYEYDPPISTSLPAEEQIAALHHGILVECNTIAAQSYGSTSVDEVIGRSLQELFGVRSRDVDGLFRAFVEGGYEITDGASSQILPDGSVRHFLNNGVAEVVDGGIIRVWGTYRDVTDQKLAEDALRSSENRFSAAFYANPDPMTMSTLADGRLLVVNEAFLRATGFTRDEVIGETVTSLRIWAEPRGRDRLLQQLQKGSGVAHLDARIRMKSGEVRFGRLTASTLLVDGESCILMIMKDLTDLRKAVQAREQSEARFATAFRSSPHLLAITSLDQGVLIDINEGFERVSGYSRSEALGRSTVDLNLWVDPNIRSTFAEALRESGRVQNMEVELRTSSGDVRTGLISAEPIEVEGKQCIISLLQDITERKHVEDALRRSEEKFSKAFHSTPHLVAITSLETGTFIDINEGFERVSGYSRAEVVGRRTDELNMWVDPLQRSLFVDTLRKTGRVHEMEVEWQVRSGERRGGLISGELIEVDGRECVLTIVQDITERKKSQDALKAYAARLKTLRDVDTAIVASDSIDAIVTVATAHLFELPGCSYVACFEYESDGQRMRRVGVRSRTSDGPEFLDVDDHVSVLRPLLNGELVLVNDIEDSPLQFSQAQIELVREVGVDSFFMVPLAVNEQRLGALVVAFATNNGFAEDHVELAREIASPLAVAIEKMRLQEDLRRSNRRLTSLSRKLVEAQELERRNLAHELHDHIGQMLTAAKISLQEAREIAVQDKVAAALDEHIEIVGETLEQIRSLSLELRPSLLDDFGLVPALKWLIGRQSAEAAYQITLAADLSMPRLPNEVEVTCFRVAQEALANVARHASPGIVQLEIERRPDRVVFAIIDDGVGFDVEAAMARASSGNSLGLLSMSERARLVGGVLHINSVVGKGTTVEVELPLLSSIVEP
- a CDS encoding response regulator transcription factor, coding for MGSFRVLLVDDHPVVRAGVLKLLEGLPDIDVVGEAENGRQAVELTASLKPDVVFMDITMPELNGLEAAEMIGRDLPEVHVIMLSVHTDFQYVVRALRQAGASGYVLKDARPDEYRAAIQAVTNGGVYLGPHIAKTFLEHASEDVGNAVGPLGQMTLRQRETLQLIAEGKRNKEIADILNVSVKTVETHRANVMQMLDIHDVAGLVRFAIRSGLVSADN